Part of the Lycium ferocissimum isolate CSIRO_LF1 chromosome 6, AGI_CSIRO_Lferr_CH_V1, whole genome shotgun sequence genome, AGTATTGACTAGAAATCATTATAGTaattcataaactttaaatcctgCATTCGATTGTTTACTTTTGTCAAAAAATTTATACCAATGAGTCTCATGAAAAACTATTAGTAACTGAAGCAAGATTAGGGAGATAAAAAGATTGAAATTGGATAAAAGAATAAggtttatatatatgcaaaccTTGTTTCGTTATGCAAATATGTAATCTTGAAACTACTTATGACCTCTTCGTAATTATGACAAACCAAGGGAAGGTAAGTGCAATTGATCCAATTAAAGcactttattttttgaaaatagtgAACATCATTGTCGATCAATTTCCTATCGGCTCCTTCAAATAATTGGTGATGAAACTATGAGTCTGTTTGGTCAAGTTGtcataaatttattaaaatatattttttgaagaaaaataatttgattttgGCCAATTCATGTGAGTActgattatattttttaatatatgataAGCAGATTATGATTGGCTAATTTTTTTCAAGAAGATCCAATGGGCTCCTTCAATCGATGGGTGATGAAACTATATCTTTGAGTGTTGACCAATTAGCTCCTTTGATTTTCAGAATAGGGTTCTCTGATTTTCAGAATAGGGTTCACGTCTCAACAGTGtgataattaaaaagattaatTAGGTAATTAATAATTGAATTAGTTTTAAATGCAGGTCTTTCCATCAGTGAaacttcatgaaataaaatttcataaaCTATTCCTTATATAGGAAAGTTGATAAAGATGGGTTAAATATGATACATGACTACTTTGGATTTCAGTGGCCACTATACTGATCATATATAGTCTTATAGGAGGACTTAACTAAAAGGTCTTTGTTAAAAGATAGTAACTACACAAGTTGACATTAGCAAATTAATCTGCGTTTATAGTTATCAACTTATCCCCATTTCTGCAAGTGCtctatatataaattatatcaagaaaaagaaatcttTATCACAAGAGTTTTAACATTTTTACGCTAacaataaattaattttattatttttttaaaatcagatcattcaaaagataattacAAATAACTTCGGGCAAATTAAGGTAAAATTTTCAGAACCAAAAGACCATGAACGAAAATGctacaaaaaaattgaaaatattattatttattataaatatatcaaaGAGGATATTGTGGTCAGGTCAACATGACCCTTTGAAAGATTTCCAGCTAAATGATTGTTAGGACTTAGGAGACAATGCATGTAACCTTAGACTAATCCTGCTGTCTTTttctgttattatatatataaacctataaaagaaattgaaaagggaAAGCTAGTAGAGAATTTATTAAGAAATATTCTAAATGAAAAACAAGTATACATCCGAAATTAGTTTAAGAGAAAGGAGGGAACTAAGAAGCTTCAAAtttgaataataataattaatggtTGTTGATCTAACTGTACTTTTGAAGAAGCAGCTAATTTTCCAGCTATATTTGCTGCTAAACGTGTCCCGTTGATTTCTACGTTACTTAGAAGAAAACAGCTGTTATTTCTACCCTTCATCATGGGAAGTAAAAACGGAGAAGGCTTATAGTTTCACATATGGTTATCGAATTTTATTCCTTTAACAAAAACAATAAACATACTATATTTTCGAAGTGGGATGGGAGAGGGTGGGTGTCTGGCAGAgcaccttacccctaccttgtagGGTAGAAAAGCGATTTTTACGAACctttgatcaagaaaattattttccgaAAAATGGTTTATTAATAAAACGCATCATTGAAAAGATGTGATAAAagattttaagaaagaaaaatactcACGTtacaaatattaaagataatcaaagtaaaaaaaaaacatctaacTTTATTCCATTGTATTAGAAAAGGTAATTTTATAATATGAAAATCGTTGGATTAtgcatttgttttttaataCAACTCAATGAAAAGTCAAAACTCTCGATGCTGAAAGCAGCTAGAGCTAATGCATGATAACATGAATTATTAGTCACTATTCATCAAGCACAACTTATTTTGCGTGTAGTGCAATAATGGCGATATTTGTACACCACTCACGGGACTTAGTGGGTAGATGTCAATTCTATTCATAACTATGCATCGAATGAATGAAACTAAATGATTGAATTTTTATACGCTTTTACCCACTTTGGGCAATCAATTGTTTGAAAACACATTCATAATAACAAAAACTGATGTCTTATATAAGAAAACgagaaaagaaattttaaaaacatgaaattattGATGTAAGTTCTCTCATTAACGTTCATCAAAATATGCATCAAATCAGTATTACCATAAACTATGTTGGCTTTTATTGAGATgataaatattttcttgaaatcaaCAAAGTCATTGTTAGACATATCTGGACGGAGGAAAACCAACGTGGACATACTGGCAAAAGAACTTACAAGCATGAACAATTTTTGTTAATGTGAGAAAATGTGTGTTtaagaaaatgaagttttttCTCCCGACAAATTTGAGCAAGATAGCTTTTgaaagattttaaaaatttatttagcCTTTTCTGGTGTACCAAAAAGTTACCATACACAATCTAAATTTTATAACTGTTTCATCTTTAAATAAAAACATACTCCGAATAATGAAAGAGAAAGCCTTCATAAATAGCTATAGTTTAGAACGTAATTATGAAATATAACTATAGTTCTTGTGTCAGGCGGAAGAGCCATATAAGAAGAGTATCAGCTATATCAACAAAAAAGTTATATCAAAGCAGTATCGATATCAGCATCATGAGCAGAAAGATATCAGTGAAATCACGCAAAAAAGTTGTATCGGGCCACAGCGTCGAGCGAATTTTCGATGAGTTCAAAAAATACGAAAAAACAAACACACGAAGGTTTCAaagggttcaacatctactatatatacataaaaaataattttaataaacGTATAAAGCCAGTGTAATTTTCTTGGGTTGGATGCCTACGAACTGTCACTCAATCCCTACTTAACTTGTCGGTAGCCAGAATGTGTAAAGACACAGACAGTTGACGCGTGCGTGACAGTGTGCATTGCTGCAAAACCAAAAATATAGCTATATTTTGTAGTTTTCTTGAAACTGTAGCTATATATCGTAAATATTGTTTAATCATTTACCACGTCGcgtaattttccaaaaaaaaataaataaaaaatagctGACACGCTTAGAGCGTCTTTGGTAAAGTAAAATGTTTAACCACAAAGAAGGCGCCTAAAATAAAAAGCTCAAAGACAACTCACACACGTCAAAATCAACTCCTAACAACTCTAtacttatttcaaaaaaaaggaaagttgCTTCCCTCTTCTCTAATATCGACCGTTGTATTAAACAGAAAATAGCTGTGATATTAACACGTAGCAGCTACTCTCTCTATTATTGGTGGTTTTCATTCTTTAACGTGTCCCACTCTTTCTTCCACCTTCTATTTTTATGGCATTTTGGAACTTCTTTTGTagttctttatttatttttacccCAATCCGCGCaccttaattatttttaaagaatttgtTATGTTCTCCTATATAAGAACAAAGAAACATTTTACATTAATATATTTGGTTTATTCGCCAAAAAATGTGATAAGTGGtgtaatataaaatatatttgctTTTACAttatataaattgggataaatttttatttttagttttaacCTTGACTCTCTAAAAGAATTTCGGGAGAAGAGCTTTAGAGAATGATCATATATTTCATTCTGGTGTTTTATCCTGCGATTAGTAATTTAAGAAATTGTCATCCTATATTAAGTGTGGTACAAAAGCAATACCATAATTgtggtaaaataattttcacgAAATAAAAATTCAATCAAACGCGAAATCATTTTATCCCTTGTCCAACAAACCATAAGACTTATAATTTTCAGCCACTTTATATTGATAACTAGGTCACAATTGttgcttatatatatttatttttattcattctcacACGTTAATTCGACCTTCTGTTTCTTTACgcttatttctttcttctccattaATTATTACGTTCGTGTCTTAAAGTTAATTATCAATAAATGATTAATTAGCAGCCATTTTTATCAAATTACTAATTAATATTTgctaaaagaatatttttaattaCCTTATAAGTAATTTAGAGTAAATTCTCTAAAAATCCTATTATTGAGAATGTCCAGATTCAAATATTACTTTGCTTTCTTTACAGTTAATATCACCTAAAATATCACCGATATCTTGTcactatttttttcaaaatatcacTAAACACATAAAACCTCTTTCTCTCCTAGTTAAAATGTACGTcacttaaaattttattttttataattttagtaGAGAAGTATTATGTCGTATTAAgatattattaaaaataaatgataGCAATGGAAATGATATTCGCGtctctaaaaaaataaaagtgatatttGAAGGTAATTTTCAATACATGAGTGATCTTTTAGGAAATTTACTCAAGTAATTTAATTTTACAAAAGTTATTATATCGTCTacataaatttaaattattattgaATGATTGACGTGCAAGTACCACGCTCCTTCAAAAAAATCAAGCTCATATTATATGTTGTCTAACcaccccggggggggggggggcggggcggcatccttttctttttaaacctAAAACGCCTATAAAAAGAATGCAGGCTTCTGTAACTCATCAAAggaagcaaaaaaagaaaagtttagTAGAAAGAGCAGCCTTAGAGACCTTTTTTTTACTTAAGCCAGTTTAGAAAGAATCCAAGGGAAGTTTCTTACAAAGTCCCACATTTTAAACAAATCTTTCGTGTCTAAATTAACTCATAATTATACCACTGTCTTTCTTCAGAGAAAACCTTCTCTTTTTGGTTTTAAGAAAAGGTTCAAAGTTTCTTGGTTTTGATCACTTTCTTGCTCTaaagtattgttgttgttagataaaacaaaaaagaataatGGGTCTTGGAGGAACATTGGAATACATATCTGATATAATGAGCAGTGATAagccaaagaagaagaagaagcagttTAGTACAGTGGAACTCAAAGTCAGGATGGATTGTGATGGCTGTGAACTTAAAGTCAAGAATGCTCTTTCTTCCATGAGTGGTAAGTTTCTTAACTTCATTCATGTTCTTCTTCTCATTTTGTTGGGCTAAGCCAGTTGAAAGACACTCTTAACATGGTGATAATATTATCCTTCTGGGTTAaatttgcccaattttcttctAAATATCTCACACCATAAAGATCATTCTTATAGTTTATATTCTTTGTTTTCGTACTTTTGTACGAATTGGGCAAAATTCATTAATTTGTATTATTTGTCttacaaaatttatttaatatgtatgACATACTCATTCTTTCAGATTTTTGTGGCACCTTTCagattttgaaattcaaataaGTGTTTCTTCATCTAGTTTTTTCATGTATCTTTCAAATAATTTGAATTATCAATTATTGTAACTTATGGTATTTTTTAAATAGTTTtgaaatatgtaaattttatttcaaaaaccTTAAATGTTCCATGCATGAATTCGCGGCCAAAATTAGATTATTTGATTCTCAAAATTTAaattgtgccacataaattaagacAAAGGAAGTATTAATTTAAATTCCAATCACTTCAAAAAGTTAAATTCAAAACTCTTAAACTTCAAATTATAAATTTGTCGCCTCTGAAGAGTCATATTATATATCCAATAAATTCTTTGGTCAAACCTGATAGCTTTTTTGGTTATGTTTGCAGGAGTGAAATCAGTGGAAATAAACAGGAAACAACAGAAGGTGACAGTAACAGGATATGTGGAAGCAAACAAGGTGTTAAAGAAAGCAAAGTCAACAGGGAAGAAGGCAGAGATATGGCCTTATGTACCCTACAATTTGGTAGCCCAGCCCTACGCTGCGCAATCTTATGACAAGAAGGCACCTCCTGGCTATGTCAGGAGGGTCGAACAAAACCCAACCACTGGAACAGTTGGGAGATTTGAGGACCCTGCCTATACCACCATGTTTAGTGATGACAACCCTAATGCTTGCTCTATCATGTAGTTAATTACTAGTAATGTTATGAAGGGAAAGCTAATGAAAGTTGGCATGAGTAAACGCAAGTGtagaaatttggaaattttcttTATGGGGTTGAAAGGCTAGTATTGTGTAAGTTTTGCATGGGTGTTAGTGGGATTTGTGTTGGGTTTTTGGATACAATCTGGAGTGATTGAGCCTACTACTTCTTGTATAATAGAATATTACATTGTCATTTTGAATgttctcttttttgtttgttatgtttattttttttctttttgcgaTGTAAATAAATCTTCACTATtagattattttaaaataactaCTACATAACTATGCATAGAAAGTGAAAttatagaaaccaaaaaaataaaatagattgCCACTATAAGATCCCTCGGGTAGAATCATTCAATTATATTGATAATTTGATCAAAAAACTGATCATACTATAATTATAGTGGTTTAGGACAGAGGAGGGAGTAGAAATTCGAATTCCCCGGAGAATAAGGTCCCTACAAAAGGAAGTTGATCATGGATTACCAATTAGTGTAAAATATGTTGAAACCCAtgtaaggggtcatttggttcaTGGGAGGATAACCAAATATAATTTTCCAATGGTTGGTTGGATTTTTGTTTCCGCTATAAGCAATGCAATgactttttaataattatttaggcttaatgcatatgcggccctctaaacttgtttttttctttttttaaatttattttggcaccttaactaagtgttgttcctatagAACCCCTGAACTTGACCTCAAGtatgtctatcaaacacaatccgacgTACATAACATATATGGTGAAGAACCACCGCCTAAACTAATccattttttattcttattttccagttttagttttcaatttttatttttcggttttaatttttaatatgcTATGTAAGTGGTGGTTCTTCACCATATATGctatgtaagtcggattgtgtttgatggaCACACTTGAGGCCAAGTTCTGGggttcaataagaacaacacttagttgagatgccaaaatgaaaaaaataaataaatttagggAATCGCATATTGTTTACCTCGAAAATGggtaataagttaaatttgtgAGTGAGGCAAAGGATATGTGGTGTTTTAATCTATATTTTGAGGAATAAAAGAAAGTCGAATCTATTCGGTTTATTAAGGGCTATTGAAATAAATAAGTCAACCGATATAATAAGGCTAAGACGTTCATATCTATGTATAAGAGACAAActtttatatatctatatatgttagATGCAACGTTGAATAGGGAGATTTAATGAACAGTAACTGTTTATAACCGGACTAAAAATCTGAAGAACACTGTGCAAGAgaaattttataatatatttgaagtacaaAGTTTCAGGGATCGTAAAAACCAACCCTCAACGAAatgacccctatttatagttttctagCGGGCCTCCTATACATCATGGGCCCCTTTAGGAtaaaagaaaacctaatatggataaaGTTAGGTCGCactctgacacccgtacgaccgTCGGGGTTCGTGTGCGTATTCCCATACATTGGCGGCGAATAACCGATTATccgaccaacggccacgatcgaATGTTGTCACGAAGAAACcgggctaacggccacgacCGATCCCGCCGTATTCGAACTCGGCCTACAACCAACTCGGCCATATGGGGCAGATCGACACCGGACCAACCACGATAAGTGAGTTATCTCCGGATACAACGAATTCATGCAAAGCTTCTGATCGACACTACCGTCTGCTCTCCCTCCTTTTACCAACCCCGAGTTTCAATCCGATAAACTTtacccggtttttaccgtatacagtatagtccccacacttttcgACCGAGATCCATCGAGTAACGGGGTGGGGAATCGGAACCGAGGATTCCCCTTGTTCTTACNNNNNNNNNNNNNNNNNNNNNNNNNNNNNNNNNNNNNNNNNNNNNNNNNNNNNNNNNNNNNNNNNNNNNNNNNNNNNNNNNNNNNNNNNNNNNNNNNNNNCTTAAGATTCAAAAACATCACACAAGTTGCAATTCAATGGGTGCATTGCATGTATCTCACACTAGTCCTTACAATTAGTGGGTCCGAGAGCGTCATGATATTTTATCAAAATCTTGCTATAGCATATGCATTATTTAGCTATGACATCAAAGAATCCCATAATTTCAGCTAGTTTCAACCTAGGATCCTCCCTTCAGCATTTCAATTATCTTGCGCAAGATAATGACAGTGGAAAAGAGACCAAGTGGAATGCACTCAAGGGGGTATGTCACGTAACACTCAATGAAGTTGGTGAAAATTACGAAAAACTAAGgctatacaaaaaaaatgtaGAGGTAGTTTCTTCCTATCAGTGTAAACCTAAGTCGGCAAAGTTAAGCAGTAACTGTGCTGATGGGAGATTAGTAGATATGTTTACCCGAAAAACGGTTCAGTTGAATTTGTGTTCATGGTCAAGGACACGTGGATCAGAGTGACCAGTAAAGTAATGAAATATGCGGTTAAATCGATATAAACGAAACATAAATAAAGCAAAAATTTAAGAATAGGCCGAGCCTCGGTGAAGCCTTGAGCTAATGATTACGGCCAAGCTACCAACCAATGACCCTAAACTAAAGTAACAAGATCTTAAAATGAAGCAAGTGCGTCatgtatgttgtgtatttcTCTTGGATTCTGTGTCATTTAC contains:
- the LOC132059461 gene encoding heavy metal-associated isoprenylated plant protein 23, translated to MGLGGTLEYISDIMSSDKPKKKKKQFSTVELKVRMDCDGCELKVKNALSSMSGVKSVEINRKQQKVTVTGYVEANKVLKKAKSTGKKAEIWPYVPYNLVAQPYAAQSYDKKAPPGYVRRVEQNPTTGTVGRFEDPAYTTMFSDDNPNACSIM